In Labilibaculum sp. DW002, one DNA window encodes the following:
- the purH gene encoding bifunctional phosphoribosylaminoimidazolecarboxamide formyltransferase/IMP cyclohydrolase has translation MKRALISVFDKTNVVEFARELDKLGWEIISTGGTSAKFKAEGIPVMDISDLTQFPECFDGRLKTIHPHVEGGILAIRDNEMHQKQMKELGIDPIDIVVCNLYPFKETVLNPKSSHEDIVENIDIGGPTMLRAAAKNYNFVSVITDPKDYDTVIAELKEKGETSFETKEYLAAKVFQHTAHYDALISNYFNTKLDIKSPDTITLTYEKKQDLRYGENPHQQASFYAQIKETEGTLTAANKLHGKELSYNNIGDTDGALETLKEYSEPTIVAAKHANPCGIGSAETIAEAFKKAYEADPVSIFGGIVASNREIDAATAEIMNKIFLEVIVAPSFSAEALEILTKKKNVRLLELPEILKTGYSTFKARTVLGGLLIQEQDQKLIKDELKVVTERQPSEKEMEDLMFAWKAVKHAKSNGIAIAKDKTTTGVGPGQVSRIWALENAIRQGGENIKGSAMASDAFFPFGDCVEAANEAGITAIIQPGGSIRDQESIDLANKYGIAMVFTGMRHFKH, from the coding sequence ATGAAAAGAGCTCTAATCAGTGTATTTGATAAGACAAATGTTGTTGAATTTGCTAGAGAACTAGACAAACTAGGATGGGAAATTATTTCTACTGGTGGTACTTCTGCAAAATTTAAGGCTGAGGGAATTCCAGTTATGGATATTTCAGACTTAACTCAATTTCCAGAATGTTTTGATGGACGTTTAAAAACAATTCATCCACATGTTGAAGGTGGTATACTTGCAATTCGTGATAACGAAATGCATCAGAAACAAATGAAAGAGTTGGGAATCGATCCAATCGATATCGTTGTTTGTAACCTTTATCCTTTTAAGGAAACTGTTTTGAATCCGAAATCAAGCCATGAAGATATTGTTGAAAATATTGACATAGGTGGACCAACAATGCTTAGAGCTGCTGCAAAAAACTACAATTTTGTTTCTGTTATTACAGATCCTAAAGATTACGATACTGTTATTGCAGAACTTAAAGAAAAAGGCGAAACTAGTTTCGAAACTAAAGAGTACTTAGCAGCTAAAGTATTTCAACATACTGCACACTACGATGCTTTAATTTCAAACTATTTCAACACTAAACTGGATATTAAATCTCCGGATACGATCACTTTAACTTACGAGAAGAAGCAAGATTTAAGATATGGTGAAAACCCACATCAGCAAGCTAGTTTCTATGCTCAAATTAAAGAAACTGAAGGAACACTTACTGCAGCAAACAAGCTTCATGGTAAGGAACTTTCATACAACAATATTGGTGACACCGATGGTGCTCTTGAAACATTAAAAGAATACAGCGAGCCGACTATTGTTGCAGCTAAGCATGCTAATCCGTGTGGAATTGGTAGTGCCGAAACTATCGCTGAAGCATTTAAGAAAGCTTATGAGGCTGATCCTGTTTCAATCTTCGGAGGTATTGTTGCTTCAAACCGTGAGATTGATGCTGCAACAGCTGAAATTATGAACAAAATCTTCTTAGAAGTTATTGTTGCTCCATCATTCAGTGCTGAAGCACTTGAGATATTAACCAAGAAAAAGAATGTAAGATTATTGGAGCTTCCGGAAATCTTAAAAACCGGATATTCAACCTTTAAAGCACGTACTGTGCTGGGAGGATTATTAATCCAGGAACAAGATCAGAAATTAATTAAGGATGAGTTGAAAGTTGTAACAGAACGTCAGCCATCAGAAAAAGAAATGGAAGATTTAATGTTTGCTTGGAAAGCAGTGAAACATGCTAAATCGAATGGTATTGCAATTGCTAAGGACAAGACTACAACTGGTGTTGGGCCAGGACAAGTTAGTCGCATTTGGGCTTTAGAAAATGCAATTCGTCAAGGTGGCGAAAACATCAAAGGAAGTGCTATGGCATCAGATGCCTTTTTCCCTTTCGGCGATTGTGTTGAAGCTGCAAACGAAGCAGGAATTACAGCAATCATTCAACCTGGAGGTTCAATTCGCGATCAGGAATCTATCGACTTAGCCAATAAATATGGTATTGCGATGGTGTTTACTGGAATGCGTCACTTTAAACATTAA